The nucleotide sequence TCATCAAGCTGCCCGAGCGCTGCGCCAATCTCTGCTTCGGCGGCCCCAAGAACAACCGGCTCTATATGGCGAGCAGCCATTCGATCTATGCGCTCTATGTCGAGGCGCACGGTGCGGTGTGAGTCGGCGGGCCAAGCTGCCGTAGGGTGGGCAAAGCGAAGCGTGCCCACGTTCTCGTAGAAATCTGAAAAGACGTGGGCACGGCGCTTCGCGCCTTTGCCCACCCTACGAGAGTGCCTTGTGGGGCAGGTAACTCGCCCCACAATCTTCCCTGTCGTCCCTGCGAACGCAGGGACCCATAACCCCAGGGAGCAGTTTGACGAAGGCTCGCAGTTAAGAAGTCTTCGCCGGTATTGCTGCCGCATTCCATTGATAGATCACGCGGTATGGGTCCCTGCGTTCGCAGGGACGACAGTGGTGGATGTCGCTACACCCTGGCCTCCGCCATCCCCGCCGCCCACAGCGCGAACGCATAGACGATCGCGACCTCATCGAGCCGGTCGAATCGCCCCGAGGCGCCGCCATGGCCGGCGCCCATGTTGGTGCGGAGCAGGACCGGGCCGCCGCCGCTCATGGTCGCGCGCAGCCGCGCGATCCATTTGGCGGGCTCCCAATAGGTGACGCGCGGATCGGTCAACCCGCCCATTGCGAGGATCGCCGGATAGTCCTTTGCCGCGACATTGTCGTAGGGCGAGTAGGACAGGATGGTGCGAAAATCCTTTTCGCTCTCGATCGGATTGCCCCATTCGGGCCATTCCGGCGGCGTCAGCGGCAGCGTGTCGTCGAGCATGGTGTTGAGCACGTCGACGAATGGCACTTCGGCGACGATGCCGGCGAACAATTCGCCGGCGCGGTTCGCCACCGCGCCCATCAGCATGCCGCCGGCCGAGCCGCCATGGCCGACGATGCGTTTGGCGCTGGTGTACTTCGCATCGATCAGCGCGCGGGCGCTTACCGCAAAATCGTCGAATGAGTTGGTCTTCTTCTCGCGCTTGCCGTCGAGATACCAGCCCCAGCCCTTGTCGGCGCCGCCGCGGATATGGGCGATGGCGTAAACAAAACCGCGATCGACCAGCGACAGGCGGTTGGCGTTGAACGAGGCCGGCATCGCCATGCCGTAGGAGCCGTAGCCGTAGAGCAGCAGCGGCGCCGAGCCGTCGAGCTTGAGCCCGCGGCGATACAGGATCGACACCGGCACCTCGGCACCATCCTGCGCCTTCGCCATGATCCGCGTGGTGACGTAGTCGGCGGCATCGTGGCCGGACGGGATCTCCTGCCGTTTGCGCAAGGTGCGCGTCCGCGTGACCATGTCGTAATCATAGACTTCCGATGGCGTCGTCATCGACGAATAGGCGAAGCGCAAATTCGTCGTCTCGAACTCGTAGGAGCCCATCGTATCGAGCGAATAGGCCGCCTCGTCGAAGGCGATGGCGTGCTCGTCCCTGGTGGTGAGATCGCGGATCACGATCGACGGCAGCGCATTGGCGCGCTCCAGCCGCACAAGATGGCCGGCATAGAGATCGAGGTCGATGATGTAGATGCCCGGACGATACGGGATCAGGTCGCGCCAGTTCTTGCGCTCGGGCTGGCTCAGCGGCGCGGTGACGATCTTGAAGTCGATGGCGTCGTCGGCATTGGTGAGGATGAACAGCTCGTCGCCGCGATCGGCGAGCGAATATTGCACGCCGTCCTCGCGCGCGGCGACGAGGCGCGGCGGTGCCTCGGGGTTGGCAAGGTCGATCAGCCGCTGCTCGCTTGTCTCGTGGTCGCCGCCTGCGATCACGCAGAAGCGGCCGCTGGTGCTCTCGTGCAGATGGGTGAACCAGCCGGAATCCTGCTCTTCATAAACGAGCGTGTCGTCGGCTTGCTGCGTGCCGAGCCTGTGCCGCCACACCTGCATCGGGCGATGGTTGTCGTCGAGCTTCACATAGAAGAAGGACTTTGCATCTGCGGCCCAGACCACGCCGCCATCGGTCTCCTCGACGAGATCGTCGAGATCCTTGCCCGTGGCCCATTCGCGCACGCGAATGGAAAAATACTCCGAGCCCTTGGTGTCGGCGCTCCAGGCATGCAGCTTGTGATCGTTCGAGTGCCGGCTGCCGCCGAACTTGAAATATGT is from Bradyrhizobium xenonodulans and encodes:
- a CDS encoding S9 family peptidase encodes the protein MTQAKTPSQPPVALRRPHSFTRHGITVTDDYAWLKDEKWQEVLRDPAVLDPDIRKYLDEENVYTESLLGHTSSLQKTLVREMRGRIKEDDSSVPSPDGPFAYFRRFREGGQHELFGRMPRDGGEGHIVLDGDALAKDHTYFKFGGSRHSNDHKLHAWSADTKGSEYFSIRVREWATGKDLDDLVEETDGGVVWAADAKSFFYVKLDDNHRPMQVWRHRLGTQQADDTLVYEEQDSGWFTHLHESTSGRFCVIAGGDHETSEQRLIDLANPEAPPRLVAAREDGVQYSLADRGDELFILTNADDAIDFKIVTAPLSQPERKNWRDLIPYRPGIYIIDLDLYAGHLVRLERANALPSIVIRDLTTRDEHAIAFDEAAYSLDTMGSYEFETTNLRFAYSSMTTPSEVYDYDMVTRTRTLRKRQEIPSGHDAADYVTTRIMAKAQDGAEVPVSILYRRGLKLDGSAPLLLYGYGSYGMAMPASFNANRLSLVDRGFVYAIAHIRGGADKGWGWYLDGKREKKTNSFDDFAVSARALIDAKYTSAKRIVGHGGSAGGMLMGAVANRAGELFAGIVAEVPFVDVLNTMLDDTLPLTPPEWPEWGNPIESEKDFRTILSYSPYDNVAAKDYPAILAMGGLTDPRVTYWEPAKWIARLRATMSGGGPVLLRTNMGAGHGGASGRFDRLDEVAIVYAFALWAAGMAEARV